A genomic region of Streptococcus suis contains the following coding sequences:
- a CDS encoding response regulator transcription factor yields MAKIMVVEDDIVISQVVCEFLKDHGYEVTHISDGKIALETFREESFDLIVLDIMIPSMTGLEVLQEIRKTSKIPILMLTAMDDEYTQLVSFNQLISDYVVKPFSPIILVKRIENILRGEGDIIEAADIQIHPSSGAVYMAEEEVQLTKKEYEILLYLAKRRGKIVNRDHLMLGIWGYTELDSRVLDNHIKNLRKKLPSLPLRTVIGRGYQVEEF; encoded by the coding sequence GTTGTAGAAGATGATATTGTTATCAGTCAAGTAGTTTGTGAGTTTCTAAAGGATCACGGCTATGAAGTGACCCATATTTCCGACGGAAAAATTGCACTTGAAACATTTCGAGAAGAATCATTTGATTTGATTGTATTGGACATTATGATTCCGTCCATGACAGGATTGGAAGTCCTACAGGAGATTCGTAAGACATCAAAAATTCCAATTCTTATGTTAACGGCAATGGATGACGAATACACTCAATTGGTTAGCTTCAATCAACTGATTAGTGACTACGTTGTAAAACCTTTTTCGCCGATTATTCTTGTGAAACGCATTGAAAATATTTTGCGTGGTGAAGGTGATATTATAGAAGCAGCCGACATCCAAATCCATCCGTCCAGTGGAGCGGTTTATATGGCAGAAGAAGAAGTGCAATTAACGAAAAAAGAATACGAGATTTTACTGTACTTGGCAAAACGACGTGGAAAAATTGTCAATCGTGATCATCTAATGCTGGGAATTTGGGGCTATACAGAACTGGATAGCCGAGTTTTGGACAATCATATCAAGAATCTACGTAAGAAGTTACCATCTCTTCCTTTACGAACGGTAATTGGTCGAGGTTATCAGGTTGAGGAATTCTAA
- a CDS encoding sensor histidine kinase: MGIARKNFIVVTVMITFISLTLLGLLYYAMPIYYNQVRKQELKDDYMRVAMQLDGKPEVEILEKIDDYDQKTPNIIITLFSESNKIIYPDPNDEEAKKNEEEYLKKGNFDEFGSWSVAIESAEGTTYYLLFNYGFHSLSDVSQTLVTFYPFILVLIILLAVSSAFVYSRLATRRIAAISATTRKMQSLEPGINCSVSGVDEVATLAQDVNSLYSKLLTSIKELKTENERTLAREKEKSDFLRITSHELKTPIASALGLIEGMIHNVGPFQDHDTYLKKCRELLKEQSNLVYSILEATNLEMALKDSKGSIQLDELIKDSLASYFSLAEVRPYQFTVDLAPVIIEGNSVYLLKAIKNVLDNAFRYTKSGGAIRLQLTEQQLIIENEVETVLDEEELSQIFKPFYRPDFSRQRKDGGTGIGLFIVQQILEKHQFGYTFYAADEKTMRFVIQFDS, from the coding sequence ATGGGAATCGCTAGAAAAAACTTCATTGTTGTTACGGTGATGATTACTTTTATTTCTTTGACCTTATTGGGACTATTATATTATGCCATGCCGATCTATTATAATCAAGTTCGGAAACAAGAACTCAAAGATGATTATATGAGAGTTGCGATGCAACTGGACGGGAAGCCAGAAGTTGAAATTTTAGAGAAAATTGATGATTACGATCAGAAAACTCCGAATATCATCATTACTCTATTCTCCGAGTCAAATAAAATTATCTATCCAGATCCCAATGACGAAGAGGCCAAAAAGAACGAGGAGGAGTATTTAAAGAAAGGGAATTTTGATGAATTTGGTTCATGGTCAGTAGCCATAGAATCCGCTGAAGGGACGACCTACTATTTGCTGTTTAATTACGGTTTTCATTCTCTCTCGGATGTCAGTCAGACCCTGGTTACCTTCTATCCATTCATTCTGGTATTGATCATTTTGCTTGCAGTTTCCTCGGCCTTTGTTTATAGTCGACTGGCCACTCGTAGAATCGCAGCTATTTCTGCAACAACCCGCAAAATGCAATCTTTGGAGCCGGGGATTAATTGTTCTGTATCTGGTGTGGATGAAGTAGCAACCCTAGCACAAGATGTCAATAGTCTTTATAGTAAGCTTTTGACCAGTATCAAGGAATTGAAAACGGAGAACGAGAGGACTTTAGCTCGTGAAAAGGAAAAATCTGACTTTCTCCGTATCACATCTCACGAATTAAAAACTCCGATTGCTAGTGCGCTAGGCTTGATTGAGGGGATGATTCATAATGTCGGTCCTTTTCAGGATCATGATACTTATTTGAAGAAATGTAGAGAATTGCTGAAGGAACAATCTAATTTGGTTTATTCCATTTTAGAAGCAACCAATCTCGAGATGGCATTGAAAGATAGCAAGGGAAGTATCCAATTAGATGAGTTAATTAAGGATTCATTGGCGAGCTATTTTAGCTTAGCGGAAGTTCGTCCCTATCAGTTTACAGTTGATTTAGCTCCAGTTATTATTGAAGGAAATTCAGTTTATCTACTAAAGGCTATAAAAAATGTTTTGGACAATGCATTTCGTTATACAAAAAGTGGAGGTGCTATTCGTCTACAATTAACTGAGCAACAATTAATTATTGAAAATGAAGTCGAGACTGTACTGGATGAGGAGGAATTGTCGCAAATCTTCAAACCTTTCTATCGTCCAGATTTTAGTCGGCAGAGAAAAGATGGTGGAACAGGGATTGGTTTGTTCATTGTGCAACAAATTCTTGAAAAACACCAATTTGGATATACATTTTATGCTGCTGATGAAAAGACAATGCGCTTTGTTATTCAATTTGATTCCTAG
- a CDS encoding isoprenylcysteine carboxyl methyltransferase family protein: MIVFWVISVFVLRLYFLKISLRNEQRILANGGSEYGVQNTKLLTVVHIVFYLSCLSEAVLKQASFDGLSVLGLAVLFFSMMMLCWVTRILGDIWTVKLMLVKNHRFIDHWLFRTVKHPNYFLNIIPELIGLSLLCHAKFSFIILFPIYMVVLYRRIHEENILLKEVIIPNGKVESAGEMLE, encoded by the coding sequence ATGATTGTCTTTTGGGTTATTAGTGTTTTTGTATTGAGATTGTATTTTTTGAAAATTTCGCTAAGAAATGAACAGCGGATTTTAGCAAATGGTGGTTCTGAATACGGAGTGCAAAATACAAAATTACTAACAGTCGTCCACATTGTCTTTTACTTATCATGTTTGAGTGAGGCAGTGTTAAAACAAGCTAGTTTTGATGGCTTGAGTGTACTTGGACTAGCAGTATTATTCTTTTCGATGATGATGCTATGCTGGGTTACAAGGATTTTAGGAGATATTTGGACTGTTAAATTGATGTTGGTAAAGAACCATCGATTTATTGATCATTGGCTGTTTCGAACAGTAAAACATCCAAATTATTTCTTAAACATTATCCCCGAATTGATAGGATTGTCTCTGTTATGCCACGCCAAGTTCAGCTTTATCATCCTATTCCCAATCTATATGGTTGTACTGTACAGACGGATCCATGAAGAAAATATCTTATTGAAGGAAGTCATTATTCCTAATGGTAAGGTAGAGTCTGCTGGTGAAATGTTGGAGTGA
- a CDS encoding LPXTG cell wall anchor domain-containing protein codes for MSKQKVISGLLLSTTVLGGLLLYPTSLVKAEGTELTEVAVTEAPKSNSEEISVTSKNSPSPVLEEAVMVADNNPSTNAESSLKEEGDKKENVDLELVSNEELVSLSESKNVVEGEEASLNDEEGLIQGTNFSGNDQGDYYKKSVSIEPVKVDNNEATWKVTFDTKNWSFDRGRGGYYFILPKSLQVTKIVEGEKTDILDKFPKMVQDLDNSSSNTHRFFSKEDRIEGERSFNAQWEWSVGNVRGKLSDWRNESSKIYFLKAPSSHTDKVTYELTAKIENTNVKTLPVIAVMKYFGFFSDVVSAAGIRMVVPDNAPEVDKKSEVPTLEPKTIDKVSITFKDVDSLADATYYFYKGSYSVTVPVGSLLKVALPKIVKKPTNDTPKGTLVIPKGYKLEGWKVDGSNKTILETDAITSSLTVVPIVKKIEEFKPETPKSPSIPEKPMVDPKVSETEKPGTPEQPKKPSVPEQPEAPAPSPSPESPKKEDMAPNKTKDEIYEPIVQTDKWVVYPVGTSKEEAEKKILDAVMVPKEAGETKKEIVGDVPLAAGQYGVNVKVIYDDKSYDVTLVDVHVTSNQTDKPNEDMPRSPEQPRMSEMPKVEPKVEEMQPKVMPQSPEMPSPAPEPEQPKTPEVPDMSQPEVPKSETPKMEQPEVVPPTSESEQPQAPMKPETSSPEGPEMPRVPEMPDTPAPSPAPESPKKEEMVPNKTKDELYEPIVSMVDWVAYPVGTSKEVAEKKILDAVTVPQEAGPITKEIVGEVPLVEGKYGVNVKVIYDDHSYDIALVDVKVTNEKSHMDMPQPEVPKKEQPEMVIPEEKMPKVDNPKQDTPKLEQPKVETPKEEAPKKEIPQTETPKIEVPKESEKEKSDIQKMAKPKQEDQMAKESQKTDNPSEKMKPESQGSKTTSPAVKQPMDEMSDGKKPQKSKETLPKTGEAGGSLTWLGAALATLSTFVYVFKNKKKEE; via the coding sequence ATGAGCAAGCAAAAAGTAATATCAGGCTTATTATTAAGTACAACGGTATTGGGTGGTTTATTACTTTATCCAACATCATTGGTCAAAGCAGAAGGGACAGAGCTTACAGAAGTAGCTGTGACCGAAGCGCCAAAGTCAAATAGTGAAGAGATTTCCGTGACATCTAAAAATAGTCCATCTCCAGTATTGGAGGAAGCGGTTATGGTTGCAGATAATAATCCTTCAACTAATGCTGAGTCTTCTTTGAAAGAAGAGGGAGATAAAAAAGAAAATGTAGATTTGGAACTAGTTTCAAATGAAGAGCTAGTTTCATTATCAGAATCGAAAAACGTAGTAGAGGGGGAGGAGGCCTCCCTAAATGATGAGGAAGGATTAATTCAGGGGACAAATTTTAGCGGTAATGATCAAGGTGATTATTATAAAAAATCAGTATCAATTGAGCCTGTAAAGGTGGATAATAATGAGGCTACATGGAAGGTGACATTCGATACTAAGAATTGGTCTTTCGACCGAGGACGCGGGGGATATTATTTTATTCTTCCTAAGAGTTTGCAAGTGACAAAGATTGTAGAGGGGGAAAAAACAGATATATTAGATAAATTCCCTAAAATGGTCCAAGACTTGGACAACTCATCCTCTAATACTCATCGTTTTTTTAGTAAAGAAGATCGGATAGAAGGAGAGCGTAGTTTTAACGCACAGTGGGAATGGTCAGTAGGAAATGTGAGAGGGAAGTTATCTGATTGGAGAAATGAAAGTTCCAAGATCTATTTTCTTAAAGCTCCGTCAAGCCATACAGATAAAGTGACCTACGAATTGACAGCTAAAATTGAGAATACAAATGTAAAGACTCTTCCTGTCATCGCTGTTATGAAATATTTCGGTTTCTTCTCAGATGTTGTATCTGCTGCTGGAATAAGAATGGTAGTACCAGACAATGCTCCTGAGGTAGATAAGAAATCAGAAGTCCCAACGTTGGAACCGAAAACAATAGATAAGGTTTCTATCACTTTTAAGGATGTAGATTCTTTGGCAGATGCAACTTATTACTTTTATAAAGGCTCGTATTCTGTAACTGTTCCTGTAGGTTCACTATTAAAAGTTGCATTGCCAAAAATAGTCAAAAAACCGACTAATGATACCCCAAAAGGAACATTAGTTATTCCTAAAGGATATAAATTGGAGGGGTGGAAAGTAGATGGCAGCAATAAAACGATTCTTGAAACAGATGCCATAACTTCTTCGCTGACAGTAGTCCCTATTGTCAAGAAGATTGAAGAATTTAAACCCGAAACACCTAAATCACCATCTATTCCAGAAAAACCTATGGTTGATCCGAAGGTATCGGAAACAGAGAAGCCTGGTACACCAGAACAACCGAAGAAGCCTTCTGTACCAGAACAGCCGGAAGCACCAGCGCCAAGTCCATCTCCTGAAAGTCCTAAGAAAGAAGACATGGCGCCAAATAAAACCAAAGATGAGATCTATGAGCCAATTGTCCAAACAGACAAATGGGTGGTTTATCCTGTAGGAACTTCGAAGGAAGAAGCAGAGAAGAAAATTCTTGATGCAGTAATGGTTCCTAAAGAAGCAGGAGAAACTAAAAAAGAAATCGTTGGGGACGTTCCATTGGCAGCAGGGCAATACGGAGTAAATGTAAAGGTCATTTACGATGATAAGTCGTACGATGTCACTTTAGTTGATGTTCATGTGACATCTAACCAGACTGACAAACCGAATGAAGATATGCCTCGAAGTCCAGAGCAACCTCGTATGTCTGAAATGCCAAAGGTTGAACCAAAAGTAGAAGAAATGCAGCCGAAGGTCATGCCACAAAGTCCAGAAATGCCATCTCCTGCTCCAGAACCAGAACAACCTAAAACTCCAGAAGTACCAGATATGTCACAGCCAGAAGTTCCTAAGAGCGAAACACCTAAAATGGAACAACCAGAGGTAGTGCCACCGACTTCAGAGTCAGAGCAACCGCAAGCTCCTATGAAACCAGAGACTTCATCTCCAGAGGGACCAGAGATGCCTCGTGTACCAGAAATGCCAGACACACCAGCACCAAGTCCAGCACCTGAAAGTCCAAAGAAAGAAGAAATGGTGCCCAATAAGACTAAGGATGAACTTTATGAACCGATTGTTTCAATGGTTGACTGGGTAGCGTATCCAGTAGGAACCTCAAAAGAAGTTGCGGAGAAAAAAATCTTAGATGCTGTCACAGTTCCTCAAGAAGCTGGTCCAATTACAAAAGAAATTGTTGGAGAAGTTCCGCTAGTAGAAGGGAAATATGGGGTAAATGTGAAGGTCATCTATGATGATCATTCGTATGATATTGCTCTGGTAGATGTTAAAGTTACTAACGAGAAGTCACATATGGACATGCCACAGCCAGAAGTTCCTAAGAAGGAACAACCAGAGATGGTTATTCCTGAGGAGAAAATGCCTAAGGTAGATAATCCTAAACAAGATACACCAAAGTTAGAACAACCAAAAGTAGAGACTCCGAAAGAAGAAGCTCCGAAAAAAGAGATTCCACAAACTGAAACTCCTAAGATTGAGGTTCCTAAAGAATCTGAAAAAGAAAAATCTGATATTCAGAAAATGGCTAAGCCAAAACAAGAAGATCAGATGGCAAAAGAATCTCAAAAAACGGATAATCCTTCTGAGAAGATGAAACCCGAGTCACAAGGGTCAAAAACAACATCACCAGCGGTCAAACAGCCAATGGATGAAATGTCAGATGGTAAGAAACCTCAGAAGAGCAAAGAGACTTTGCCAAAGACTGGAGAAGCAGGCGGTAGCTTAACTTGGTTAGGAGCAGCCCTGGCCACTCTTTCAACTTTTGTGTATGTATTTAAAAACAAAAAGAAAGAAGAGTAA
- a CDS encoding isoprenylcysteine carboxylmethyltransferase family protein, which produces MIIFSVGLVVLLRLYCLRIALENEEKTVLTGGIEDSIHNVKWRLVAHMVFYFSCLCEALIKQPLFDWFSGLGFVMLFSAMATLYYLRRILGDKWTVGQLFGETYHPIHQWLFQTVRHPNIFLIIIPELVGLALLCHAKYSLIFLFPIYMGILHGRIREENLLEKETVVSNSRIDFGRKIAENN; this is translated from the coding sequence GTGATTATTTTTTCAGTCGGTTTGGTTGTTTTGCTGAGGCTATATTGTTTGCGAATAGCTCTTGAAAATGAAGAGAAAACAGTGCTTACTGGTGGAATAGAAGACAGCATCCACAATGTCAAATGGCGGTTAGTTGCACATATGGTATTTTACTTTTCATGCTTATGTGAAGCACTAATAAAACAGCCCCTATTTGACTGGTTTAGTGGATTGGGGTTCGTGATGTTATTTTCTGCGATGGCAACCTTATATTATCTGAGAAGAATTTTAGGAGACAAGTGGACAGTTGGACAACTATTCGGGGAAACCTACCATCCTATCCATCAGTGGCTATTTCAAACCGTAAGACATCCGAATATTTTTCTAATCATTATTCCAGAATTAGTAGGGCTTGCCTTACTATGTCATGCGAAGTATAGTTTAATTTTTCTCTTTCCAATCTATATGGGGATCCTGCATGGACGAATACGAGAAGAAAATCTGCTGGAAAAAGAAACGGTCGTATCAAATAGCAGGATAGATTTTGGAAGGAAAATTGCCGAAAATAATTAA
- a CDS encoding neutral zinc metallopeptidase, which yields MKIDDLRKSSNIEDRRGQSSSNSSFSSGSSGGNVLLGLLFSRLGWKGKLLVLVLLLAFGGMSNLGGLLSPSTGTNPYQSSQVTTTGTDVSDADAEFMSKVLGSTEDFWTQEFKANGLTYNAPTMVFYTNQTQTGCGVGSAQAGPFYCSADRKIYIDTSFYQELSSKYKAAGDFAMAYVIAHEVGHHVQNELEVLGAYHQKRARLSDKEGNALNVRLELQADYYAGAWAKYVDGQGILDAGDIDEAMNAAHAVGDDTLQQEAYGRTVPDSFTHGTSEKRKKWFNLGYTYGDLAHADTFSVENP from the coding sequence ATGAAAATTGATGATTTACGAAAAAGTTCTAATATTGAGGACCGCAGGGGACAATCCAGTTCTAACTCATCTTTCTCGTCTGGTTCATCTGGCGGAAATGTCCTATTGGGACTACTCTTTTCACGACTTGGTTGGAAAGGAAAACTACTTGTTCTTGTCCTTTTATTAGCCTTCGGAGGCATGTCAAACCTTGGTGGGTTGCTTTCCCCATCAACAGGGACTAATCCTTACCAATCGAGTCAAGTCACAACGACTGGTACAGATGTGTCTGATGCAGATGCTGAATTCATGAGTAAGGTTTTAGGATCGACAGAAGATTTTTGGACCCAAGAATTTAAAGCCAATGGTTTAACCTACAATGCACCGACTATGGTTTTCTATACTAACCAGACCCAAACCGGGTGTGGAGTTGGTTCCGCCCAAGCCGGTCCATTCTATTGCTCTGCTGACCGCAAGATTTATATTGATACTTCTTTCTATCAAGAATTATCTAGCAAATATAAGGCTGCTGGTGACTTTGCCATGGCTTATGTCATCGCTCATGAAGTTGGTCACCATGTTCAAAATGAATTAGAAGTTCTTGGGGCTTACCATCAAAAACGGGCTCGACTATCCGATAAGGAAGGCAATGCGCTAAATGTTCGCCTAGAATTGCAAGCTGACTATTATGCAGGAGCCTGGGCCAAATATGTTGATGGACAGGGCATCTTGGATGCTGGTGATATTGACGAAGCTATGAATGCTGCCCATGCAGTTGGTGACGATACTCTTCAACAGGAAGCCTACGGCCGTACCGTTCCAGACAGTTTTACCCACGGTACTTCTGAGAAAAGGAAAAAATGGTTTAATCTCGGTTATACCTATGGTGACCTTGCTCACGCCGATACATTCTCCGTAGAGAACCCTTAA
- the xseA gene encoding exodeoxyribonuclease VII large subunit translates to MVEYLSVSHLTKYLKLKFDRDPYLEKVYLTGQVSNFRKRPSHQYFSLKDDKAVIQATMWAGVYKNLGFELEEGMKINVIGRIQLYEPNGSYSIVIEKAEPDGIGALAIKFEQLKQALTQEGLFKEEFKQTLPRFTKKIGVITSPSGAVIQDIITTVSRRFPGVEIVLYPTKVQGDGAAQEVVTNIQRANERDDLDVLIVGRGGGSIEDLWAFNEEIVVRAIFESRIPIISSVGHETDTTLADFVADKRAATPTAAAELATPVTKADLLGYLNQQENRAYQAMINRLKFLRGQLDKISQSVMFRQPERLYDGYLQKLDRLTNQLQTRMKELYSQQKQASLLLQQRLQGVHPGRKVESFQERIIQQERLLKSNMANIYDNKMAKADKLIEALTMLDTSRIVARGYAMIRQDGRVIDSVENVQMGENLTIQMKDGQLDVEVKHVQTDENI, encoded by the coding sequence ATGGTTGAATATTTATCGGTTAGTCATCTAACTAAGTATTTAAAATTAAAGTTTGACCGCGATCCGTATTTGGAGAAGGTGTATTTGACAGGTCAAGTGTCCAACTTCCGTAAACGCCCTAGCCATCAATATTTTTCGCTCAAGGATGACAAGGCGGTCATCCAAGCGACCATGTGGGCAGGCGTCTATAAGAATCTGGGCTTTGAGCTTGAAGAGGGAATGAAAATCAATGTCATCGGGCGCATTCAGCTCTATGAACCAAATGGTTCTTATTCCATTGTCATTGAAAAAGCTGAGCCAGATGGTATTGGAGCCTTGGCTATCAAGTTTGAACAGCTCAAACAAGCTCTGACACAGGAAGGTTTATTTAAAGAAGAATTCAAACAGACCCTCCCTCGGTTTACCAAGAAAATCGGTGTCATTACCAGTCCAAGTGGAGCTGTTATTCAGGATATTATTACAACCGTTAGCCGACGTTTTCCAGGCGTAGAGATTGTTCTCTATCCGACCAAGGTGCAAGGAGATGGTGCTGCTCAGGAGGTTGTTACCAATATTCAAAGAGCCAATGAACGGGATGATTTGGATGTTCTGATTGTTGGTCGTGGTGGAGGTTCTATTGAAGACCTTTGGGCATTCAATGAGGAAATTGTGGTTCGGGCAATTTTTGAATCCCGTATTCCTATCATTTCCAGCGTAGGTCATGAAACCGATACGACCTTGGCTGATTTTGTAGCAGATAAACGAGCTGCTACCCCAACAGCTGCTGCAGAATTAGCAACACCTGTGACCAAGGCAGACTTACTGGGCTACCTCAATCAGCAGGAAAATAGAGCCTATCAGGCCATGATCAATCGTTTGAAATTCCTGAGAGGTCAGCTTGATAAGATTAGCCAGTCAGTCATGTTCCGCCAGCCTGAACGCCTGTATGATGGTTATTTACAAAAATTAGACCGCTTGACCAATCAATTGCAGACACGGATGAAAGAACTATATAGCCAGCAGAAACAGGCTAGTCTCCTACTACAGCAACGATTACAAGGTGTGCATCCAGGTCGTAAAGTAGAGAGTTTCCAAGAGAGAATTATCCAGCAGGAACGACTCTTGAAGAGCAATATGGCCAATATCTATGATAATAAGATGGCCAAGGCAGATAAGCTGATTGAGGCCTTGACCATGCTGGATACTAGTCGCATCGTGGCCCGTGGCTACGCCATGATTCGTCAAGATGGTCGGGTGATTGATAGTGTAGAAAATGTACAGATGGGTGAAAACCTAACCATCCAGATGAAGGATGGTCAACTTGATGTGGAGGTAAAACATGTCCAAACAGACGAAAACATTTGA
- a CDS encoding exodeoxyribonuclease VII small subunit — translation MSKQTKTFEENLAELEGIVTKLERGDVALEEALAEFQKGMVLSKDLQKTLAEAEKTLVKVMQADGSEAEMN, via the coding sequence ATGTCCAAACAGACGAAAACATTTGAAGAAAACTTAGCTGAATTAGAAGGAATCGTAACCAAACTGGAGCGAGGCGATGTGGCTCTGGAAGAAGCACTTGCTGAGTTTCAAAAAGGAATGGTCCTATCGAAAGACCTACAAAAGACACTAGCAGAAGCTGAAAAGACCTTGGTCAAGGTCATGCAGGCGGATGGCAGTGAAGCGGAGATGAACTAA
- a CDS encoding polyprenyl synthetase family protein, with the protein MVASKLQRLEDAMADFYQPQVAERLNQSVLYSLQAGGKRIRPLLLLTILESFGMELKQAHYQVAACVELIHTGSLIHDDLPAMDNDDYRRGRLTNHKVYDEATAILAGDSLFLDPFGFLAQVDLPAETILALVRELSQASGTFGMVAGQILDMAGEGQNLTLEQLQAIHANKTGKLLTFPFVAAGLIAGQSNAVINHLRQAGQLVGLAFQVRDDILDVTATFEEIGKTPQKDVVAEKSTYPALMGLEASKIFLEDSLNQAISELDQVAKQVPFSTEKIKEIIESLRING; encoded by the coding sequence ATGGTTGCAAGTAAATTGCAGCGACTTGAGGATGCCATGGCAGACTTTTACCAACCTCAGGTAGCAGAACGCCTCAACCAATCGGTTCTTTATTCGCTACAGGCTGGCGGGAAACGAATCCGCCCCTTGCTTTTATTGACCATCTTAGAGTCCTTTGGAATGGAATTAAAACAAGCTCATTACCAAGTGGCAGCATGTGTCGAGTTGATCCATACGGGAAGTTTGATTCATGATGACCTGCCTGCTATGGATAATGATGATTACCGTCGTGGTCGCTTGACCAACCACAAGGTTTACGATGAAGCAACAGCTATTTTAGCAGGGGATAGTCTCTTTCTAGATCCATTTGGTTTCCTAGCCCAAGTTGATTTACCAGCTGAGACCATCCTTGCTCTCGTGAGAGAGCTTTCCCAGGCATCTGGGACCTTTGGAATGGTTGCTGGTCAAATATTGGATATGGCTGGTGAAGGGCAGAATCTGACCTTAGAGCAATTACAAGCCATTCATGCCAATAAGACAGGGAAATTATTGACCTTTCCCTTTGTAGCAGCAGGTTTGATTGCAGGACAATCGAATGCGGTCATCAACCATTTGCGACAAGCAGGTCAATTAGTTGGTCTAGCCTTTCAAGTTCGGGATGATATTTTGGATGTGACAGCCACTTTTGAGGAAATCGGAAAAACTCCCCAAAAAGATGTAGTGGCTGAGAAGTCTACCTACCCTGCCCTAATGGGCTTGGAAGCCTCAAAAATATTTCTAGAAGATAGCTTGAATCAAGCAATCAGCGAGCTAGATCAAGTGGCTAAACAAGTCCCATTTTCAACAGAAAAAATCAAAGAAATCATAGAAAGTTTACGAATCAATGGCTAA
- a CDS encoding TlyA family RNA methyltransferase: MAKERVDVLAFKQGLFETREQAKRGVMAGLVVSVINGERYDKPGEKIDEGIELKLKGEKLKYVSRGGLKLEKALQVFQLSVEGQTTIDIGASTGGFTDVMLQAGAKQVYAVDVGTNQLAWKLRQDERVISMEQYNFRYAELEDFEFGQPSFASIDVSFISLSLILPALHRILAEGGQVVALVKPQFEAGREQIGKNGIVKDKSVHLKVLEEVTNMAVETGFSVKALSFSPVQGGHGNIEFLAHLEKSTQPNQIDKEVITTTVYQAHEEFKKDE; the protein is encoded by the coding sequence ATGGCTAAGGAAAGAGTAGATGTACTAGCTTTTAAACAGGGGCTTTTCGAGACGCGGGAGCAGGCCAAACGCGGCGTCATGGCTGGACTGGTTGTGTCGGTCATCAATGGCGAACGTTATGACAAACCCGGCGAGAAAATTGATGAGGGAATTGAACTCAAACTCAAGGGGGAAAAACTCAAGTATGTCAGCCGTGGTGGTCTCAAATTGGAGAAGGCCTTGCAGGTTTTCCAATTATCAGTTGAGGGTCAAACGACGATTGATATTGGGGCTTCGACAGGCGGATTTACGGATGTTATGTTGCAGGCTGGTGCCAAGCAGGTCTATGCAGTGGATGTCGGCACCAACCAACTGGCTTGGAAATTGCGTCAGGACGAACGTGTGATCAGCATGGAACAGTACAATTTCCGCTATGCTGAGTTGGAAGATTTCGAATTTGGTCAACCAAGTTTTGCGTCCATTGACGTCAGCTTTATCTCATTGAGTCTGATTTTACCAGCACTCCATCGTATTTTAGCGGAGGGCGGCCAGGTTGTTGCCCTTGTCAAACCTCAATTCGAGGCTGGACGTGAACAGATTGGGAAAAATGGCATTGTCAAGGATAAATCCGTTCACTTGAAAGTTTTGGAAGAAGTGACAAACATGGCCGTGGAAACAGGCTTCTCAGTGAAAGCCCTTAGCTTTTCCCCTGTTCAAGGCGGTCATGGCAATATCGAATTTTTAGCGCACTTAGAAAAATCAACACAACCAAACCAGATTGATAAAGAGGTCATAACAACTACAGTCTATCAAGCACATGAGGAATTTAAAAAGGATGAATAA
- a CDS encoding arginine repressor, with the protein MNKRERLEVIKDLVVRFPIDTQEEIVERLEAMGVNATQATVSRDIKELGIIKVPSADKGYIYGLPKAGLVKVKSQNVFEVSVMDKMINLRLVPGSSAVVKRQILEQFQEHVFSVIADDDSILLIVTNEGIISQIEQTVRGW; encoded by the coding sequence ATGAATAAACGAGAAAGATTAGAAGTCATTAAAGATTTGGTAGTCCGATTTCCTATTGATACACAGGAAGAAATTGTTGAACGTCTAGAAGCAATGGGTGTCAATGCGACACAAGCAACGGTTTCACGTGACATCAAGGAACTTGGCATTATTAAGGTTCCATCAGCAGATAAGGGATATATTTACGGTTTACCAAAGGCAGGTCTTGTTAAGGTAAAATCGCAGAATGTTTTTGAAGTCTCAGTGATGGATAAAATGATTAATCTCCGTCTGGTACCCGGAAGTTCTGCTGTGGTAAAACGCCAGATTTTGGAACAATTTCAAGAACATGTTTTTTCAGTGATTGCTGATGATGACAGTATTCTGCTCATCGTTACAAACGAAGGTATTATTTCGCAAATCGAACAGACGGTTAGAGGGTGGTAG